A single Tenacibaculum sp. 190524A02b DNA region contains:
- a CDS encoding PhzF family phenazine biosynthesis protein, whose translation MIAIEYYLVDVFTSQKYGGNQLAVFIDFENKVSEENMLKMARELNFSEITFIKGNHQNKEFDVRIFTPEYEVPFAGHPSLGTAYIISKYIMSDPKESITLNLKHAQIGIDIATLTNLEKSDFTMEQAQPVFTTTYEHLEIANRLGLELEMLDQEKSIEEISTGLPYIIIPLVGLKEISELQLDSKKVIDFLIDKKRYKTNSETGLTTSLFFTTKETFEKQHTYNARMFCVENGGLIEDAATGSANGCFLGYLLKNESSEISAIVEQGFQMGRKSYVKLKGKLENEKYSIQIGGKVVEISKGVWNV comes from the coding sequence ATGATTGCGATAGAATATTATTTAGTAGATGTGTTTACATCACAAAAATATGGTGGAAATCAACTAGCTGTTTTTATTGATTTTGAAAATAAGGTTTCTGAAGAAAATATGCTTAAAATGGCAAGAGAGCTTAATTTTTCTGAAATCACATTTATAAAAGGAAATCATCAGAATAAAGAATTTGATGTTAGGATTTTTACGCCTGAATATGAGGTTCCTTTTGCAGGACATCCATCATTAGGAACAGCTTATATTATTTCAAAATATATAATGTCAGATCCTAAAGAAAGTATTACACTGAACTTAAAACACGCTCAAATTGGTATTGATATAGCTACGTTAACCAATCTTGAAAAAAGCGACTTTACAATGGAGCAGGCACAACCAGTATTTACAACTACGTATGAGCATTTAGAGATAGCTAATAGATTGGGATTAGAGTTAGAAATGTTAGATCAAGAAAAGTCAATAGAAGAAATTAGTACAGGATTGCCTTATATTATTATTCCGTTAGTTGGTTTAAAGGAGATAAGTGAACTACAATTAGATTCTAAAAAGGTAATAGATTTTTTAATTGACAAAAAGAGGTATAAAACCAATAGTGAAACAGGGTTAACAACATCGTTGTTTTTTACCACTAAAGAAACATTTGAAAAACAACACACTTATAATGCTAGAATGTTTTGCGTAGAAAATGGAGGTTTGATAGAAGATGCAGCTACAGGAAGTGCCAATGGTTGTTTTTTGGGGTATTTATTAAAAAATGAGTCTTCAGAAATTTCGGCAATAGTTGAACAAGGATTTCAAATGGGAAGAAAATCCTATGTAAAGCTAAAAGGAAAACTTGAAAATGAAAAATACAGCATTCAAATAGGAGGAAAAGTTGTTGAAATAAGTAAAGGTGTCTGGAATGTTTAA
- a CDS encoding Lrp/AsnC ligand binding domain-containing protein, protein MTKKLKIDGIDKIIIKRLLNDARTPILSIAREVGISGAAIHQRLRKLEDADLIDGYKMILNPKTLGYDTTAFVGVFLDSSSLYSSAIKRLKEIPEVVESHYTTGNYAIFIKIMCKNNEDLMHLLNKDIQTIKGVSRTETFISLDQQIKRQIKI, encoded by the coding sequence ATGACAAAAAAATTAAAAATTGATGGTATTGATAAAATCATCATTAAACGACTATTAAATGATGCTCGTACTCCTATATTAAGTATAGCTAGAGAAGTAGGGATTTCTGGAGCAGCTATTCATCAACGACTTAGAAAACTGGAAGATGCAGACTTGATTGATGGGTATAAAATGATTCTAAACCCTAAAACGCTTGGATACGACACTACAGCTTTTGTAGGTGTTTTCTTAGATTCTTCTAGTTTATACTCCTCTGCTATTAAACGTTTAAAAGAAATCCCTGAAGTGGTAGAAAGCCATTATACTACCGGTAACTATGCTATTTTTATTAAAATAATGTGTAAAAACAACGAGGATTTAATGCATTTATTAAATAAAGATATTCAAACTATTAAAGGAGTTTCTAGAACTGAGACATTCATCTCATTAGACCAACAAATTAAAAGACAAATTAAAATTTAA
- a CDS encoding dCMP deaminase family protein, with translation MDKKQLKYDKAYLRMAQEWGKLSHCKRKKVGALIVKDRMIISDGYNGTPSGFENYCEDEEGYTKWYVLHAEANAILKVAASTQSCKDATLYITLSPCQQCSKLIHQAGIKRVVYLDAYKDPSGLEFLKKAGVELTHLPNEQE, from the coding sequence TTGGATAAAAAACAACTTAAATACGACAAGGCTTACTTAAGAATGGCGCAAGAATGGGGAAAACTTTCTCATTGTAAACGTAAAAAAGTAGGCGCTCTTATTGTTAAGGATAGAATGATTATATCAGATGGTTACAATGGTACGCCTTCTGGTTTTGAAAATTATTGTGAAGACGAGGAAGGTTATACTAAATGGTATGTTTTACATGCAGAAGCAAATGCTATTTTAAAAGTAGCGGCTTCTACACAATCTTGTAAAGATGCTACTTTATACATTACCTTGTCTCCTTGCCAACAGTGTAGTAAATTAATACATCAAGCTGGTATTAAACGAGTAGTTTACTTAGATGCTTATAAAGATCCATCTGGTTTAGAGTTTTTAAAGAAAGCAGGCGTTGAATTGACACATTTACCTAATGAACAAGAATAA
- a CDS encoding NAD(P)H-dependent oxidoreductase encodes MAKLVIITHPYLSNSIVNKAWLSELEKYPNDFILHDIYEQYPDLNFDLEKEQQLLEKYDEIIFQFPFYWFSAPFAFKKYLDEVFAYGWAFGPEGDKLKGKKLSLAVSMGGKQEAYEAGISVHDLLNDITLSFTYCGCEIGSTHFFYGAEHNPEMTTITQNAKSYVNTFLSQKNTYKIRV; translated from the coding sequence ATGGCTAAATTAGTTATTATAACACACCCTTACTTATCAAACTCCATAGTTAATAAAGCTTGGCTTTCTGAGTTAGAGAAATATCCTAATGACTTTATTCTTCACGATATTTATGAACAATATCCCGACTTAAATTTTGATCTTGAAAAAGAACAACAATTACTAGAAAAATATGATGAAATTATTTTTCAGTTTCCTTTTTATTGGTTTAGTGCTCCTTTTGCTTTTAAGAAATATTTAGATGAAGTTTTTGCTTATGGCTGGGCTTTTGGCCCCGAAGGTGATAAACTAAAAGGTAAAAAATTAAGTTTGGCAGTTTCTATGGGAGGAAAGCAAGAAGCTTATGAAGCTGGTATTTCTGTACATGATTTATTAAACGATATTACTTTAAGCTTTACTTATTGTGGATGCGAAATAGGTAGTACTCATTTTTTCTATGGAGCTGAACATAATCCAGAAATGACTACCATTACTCAAAATGCAAAAAGCTATGTGAATACATTTCTATCTCAAAAAAACACCTACAAAATAAGAGTATAA
- a CDS encoding HupE/UreJ family protein: MNDFIFYFKMGLFHVLDIKAYDHILFLIVLAAVYQFKQWKKVLWLITLFTIGHSITLALSTYGVLNVNAKLVEFLIPLTIFITGLMNVLTAKKASVGKENQNLFFALFFGLVHGLGFSNYFKMMIGRSNDKLIPLLEFALGVEAAQVIIVLLILLTGSFVQSILGVNRRDWILVASSIVIGIAIQMMIDRVFW, from the coding sequence ATGAACGATTTTATTTTTTATTTTAAAATGGGCTTGTTCCATGTATTGGATATTAAAGCTTATGACCATATTCTTTTTTTAATTGTATTAGCCGCTGTTTACCAGTTTAAACAATGGAAAAAAGTATTATGGTTAATTACTTTATTTACTATTGGACACTCTATTACCTTAGCTTTATCTACTTACGGTGTTTTAAATGTTAATGCTAAACTGGTAGAGTTTTTAATACCACTTACCATATTTATTACTGGATTAATGAATGTATTAACCGCAAAAAAAGCATCGGTAGGAAAAGAAAATCAAAACTTATTTTTTGCCTTATTTTTTGGTTTAGTTCATGGGTTAGGTTTTTCTAATTATTTTAAAATGATGATTGGAAGAAGCAACGATAAACTAATACCTTTATTAGAGTTTGCTTTAGGTGTGGAAGCCGCACAAGTTATTATTGTTTTATTAATTCTTTTAACAGGAAGCTTTGTACAATCTATTTTAGGAGTTAATCGTCGTGATTGGATTTTAGTAGCTTCTTCTATAGTAATTGGTATTGCAATTCAAATGATGATAGACCGTGTTTTTTGGTAA
- a CDS encoding RNA polymerase sigma factor, protein MLDHLFRHHSGKMVAVLTRIFGLTHLELIEDAVQDTFLKASIHWRKQLPENPEAWLTQAAKNRVVDIFRKLQSEKKNAPFLQQGINTVAIEELFLESEIEDAQLRMIFTACHPKLDAKDQIAFALKTIAGFSSKEIAAALLTKEETIKKRLVRARKTIHKHNLQFTIPQGNQLPERIEHVLEVLYLIFNEGFHSIKKEVLVRKELCGEAMRLCKSLLKNSFTANSASYALFALMCFHAARLDAKVNANNEVIDLQSQDRNLWSFPLIQLGNAMMNKAVVNNEFSSYHYEAAIAAEHIKAPNFNMTNWTKILQWYECLYQLNPSPSLLLNMGVVCLQTKNYVKANYYFNQLQPEDLEQRAYLYYGAKADYFSKTNNVNKAIEYINIALTKVSNELEKTYLTKKKTQLLAL, encoded by the coding sequence ATGCTAGACCATCTTTTCCGACATCATAGCGGAAAGATGGTTGCTGTTTTAACACGTATTTTTGGCCTCACACATCTTGAACTTATTGAAGATGCTGTACAAGACACTTTTTTAAAAGCCAGCATTCATTGGCGAAAACAACTTCCTGAAAACCCTGAAGCTTGGTTAACACAAGCTGCTAAAAATAGAGTGGTTGATATTTTTAGAAAGTTACAATCTGAGAAAAAGAATGCTCCTTTTCTTCAACAAGGTATTAACACTGTAGCTATTGAAGAACTTTTTTTAGAAAGTGAAATTGAGGATGCACAGTTACGAATGATTTTTACTGCTTGTCATCCTAAACTTGATGCTAAAGATCAAATAGCTTTTGCCTTAAAAACCATAGCTGGGTTTAGCAGTAAAGAAATAGCTGCTGCTCTATTAACTAAAGAAGAAACCATAAAAAAGCGCTTAGTAAGAGCTAGAAAAACTATTCATAAACACAACTTACAGTTTACCATTCCTCAAGGAAATCAATTACCTGAACGTATTGAACATGTATTAGAAGTTCTATATCTTATTTTTAATGAAGGTTTCCATTCTATAAAAAAAGAAGTATTAGTAAGAAAAGAATTATGTGGTGAAGCCATGCGTCTATGCAAATCTCTATTAAAAAATTCGTTTACTGCTAATTCTGCCAGTTATGCCTTATTTGCCTTAATGTGTTTTCATGCTGCACGATTAGATGCAAAGGTAAATGCGAATAATGAAGTGATAGATTTACAATCGCAAGATCGCAACTTATGGTCTTTCCCCTTAATTCAATTAGGCAATGCTATGATGAATAAAGCAGTTGTAAACAATGAATTTTCATCCTATCATTATGAAGCTGCAATTGCCGCTGAACATATTAAAGCTCCTAATTTTAATATGACTAATTGGACTAAAATTTTACAATGGTATGAATGTTTGTACCAACTAAACCCTTCTCCCTCTCTTTTATTAAACATGGGAGTGGTATGCCTGCAAACTAAAAACTATGTGAAAGCTAATTATTATTTTAACCAATTACAACCTGAAGATTTAGAGCAACGTGCTTATTTATATTATGGAGCCAAAGCTGACTATTTTTCTAAAACCAATAACGTTAATAAAGCTATTGAATATATAAATATTGCATTAACCAAAGTTAGCAACGAACTAGAAAAAACGTATTTAACCAAAAAGAAAACACAGTTATTAGCGCTTTAA
- a CDS encoding BrxA/BrxB family bacilliredoxin, with the protein MYPEELVKPMRDQLIDAGFEALYTAEDVDNALAKKGTTLVMVNSVCGCAAGTARPGAIASLGADKKPDHITTVFAGVEKESTAKAREYMVPFPPSSPAIALFKDGQIVHMLERHHIEGRSAQAIAQNLAAAYNEFC; encoded by the coding sequence ATGTATCCAGAAGAATTAGTAAAACCAATGCGTGATCAGTTAATTGACGCTGGTTTTGAAGCTTTATATACTGCTGAAGATGTTGACAATGCTTTAGCTAAAAAAGGTACTACCTTAGTAATGGTGAATTCTGTTTGTGGTTGTGCCGCTGGTACTGCAAGACCTGGAGCTATCGCTTCTTTAGGTGCAGATAAGAAACCAGACCATATTACTACTGTTTTTGCTGGTGTAGAAAAAGAGTCTACAGCTAAAGCTAGAGAATACATGGTACCATTTCCTCCATCTTCTCCTGCAATTGCTTTATTTAAAGACGGACAAATAGTACATATGTTAGAGCGTCACCATATTGAGGGAAGATCAGCACAAGCTATTGCTCAAAATTTAGCCGCTGCTTACAATGAATTTTGTTAA
- a CDS encoding S41 family peptidase, translated as MNKNNLPIYFSIAVIFGILIGMFFGKDNDMIPGKTSSNERKIKRLIDYIQSDYVDNVNTDELLDDAIAKMLDKLDPHSVYIPKENLQLVTENMQGNFVGIGVQFRMIGDSITVIEPIKGGPSIKQGIKAGDRILLADKDTLFGKKLASNQILKRLKGKPNTQVALQIYRKTNDSLFTVTINRGKVNIKSVDVAYMLNDTIGYIKLNRFARNTYKEFKSSLTNLLGEGMKSLVLDLRGNGGGFIDIANKIVDEFLEDDKLIVYTKNNKGAINESFATEKGDFENGDLYVLIDENSASASEIVAGALQDNDKGIIIGRRSFGKGLVQQEMDLGDGSAVRLTTARYYTPTGRSIQKPYKKEESATDYDSDIQSRYSNGELFDKDSIKTVDSLKFTTPKGKIVYGGGGIIPDVFVPVDTSAYIPTIFFRPLNNFAFEYVDGNRKELAKLSLKDFIANFDKNQNVSSKFLAKLKDFKISARTKKQLEKNLKTLIARDLFNDEGLYKLNQQEDKMIQKVLELEKK; from the coding sequence ATGAACAAGAATAATTTACCTATTTATTTTTCTATTGCTGTAATTTTTGGAATCCTTATTGGAATGTTCTTTGGTAAGGACAATGATATGATTCCTGGCAAAACATCTTCTAATGAACGTAAAATTAAACGATTAATTGACTACATTCAGAGTGATTATGTAGATAATGTAAATACAGATGAGCTTTTAGATGATGCTATTGCTAAAATGCTTGATAAATTGGATCCACATTCTGTTTATATACCTAAAGAAAATTTACAGTTAGTTACAGAAAATATGCAAGGTAACTTTGTTGGAATTGGTGTGCAGTTTAGAATGATTGGTGATTCTATTACTGTTATTGAACCTATTAAAGGTGGACCAAGTATTAAACAAGGTATTAAAGCTGGAGATAGAATTTTGCTAGCTGATAAAGACACTTTGTTTGGTAAAAAATTAGCTTCCAATCAAATTTTAAAACGTTTAAAAGGGAAACCCAATACACAAGTAGCTCTCCAGATTTACAGAAAAACAAATGATAGCCTTTTTACAGTTACTATTAATAGAGGAAAGGTAAATATTAAAAGCGTAGATGTTGCCTATATGCTTAATGATACTATTGGGTATATTAAACTAAATCGTTTTGCACGTAATACCTATAAAGAATTCAAGTCTTCCTTAACTAATTTATTGGGTGAAGGAATGAAAAGCTTGGTATTAGATTTACGTGGCAATGGTGGTGGTTTTATTGATATAGCCAACAAAATTGTAGATGAGTTTTTAGAAGATGATAAACTAATTGTCTATACAAAAAACAATAAAGGTGCTATTAACGAATCATTTGCCACTGAAAAAGGTGATTTTGAAAATGGTGATTTGTATGTTTTAATTGATGAAAACTCTGCCTCTGCCTCAGAAATTGTAGCAGGTGCTTTACAAGACAATGACAAAGGAATTATTATTGGAAGAAGGTCTTTTGGAAAAGGTTTGGTACAACAAGAAATGGATTTAGGTGACGGGTCTGCTGTACGATTAACAACTGCACGCTATTATACACCAACAGGAAGATCTATTCAAAAGCCTTATAAAAAAGAAGAGAGTGCTACAGATTACGATAGTGATATTCAAAGTAGATATTCCAACGGTGAGCTTTTTGACAAAGATAGTATTAAAACTGTAGATAGTTTAAAATTTACAACTCCTAAAGGAAAGATAGTTTATGGCGGCGGCGGTATTATTCCTGATGTATTTGTACCTGTAGATACCTCAGCTTATATTCCAACAATCTTCTTTAGACCGCTTAACAATTTTGCTTTTGAATATGTAGATGGCAACAGGAAAGAATTGGCAAAACTTTCTTTAAAAGACTTTATTGCTAATTTTGATAAGAACCAAAATGTATCTAGTAAATTTTTAGCAAAATTGAAAGACTTTAAGATTTCTGCTCGCACAAAAAAGCAGTTAGAGAAAAACCTTAAAACCCTTATTGCACGCGACTTATTTAATGATGAAGGTTTATACAAACTAAATCAACAAGAGGATAAAATGATTCAAAAAGTATTGGAATTAGAAAAAAAATAA
- a CDS encoding TerB family tellurite resistance protein has product MGKFAKWLGAGAGFTLGGPIGAIIGFVVGSFIDEVSVEDIKQEQREYEEAKHTRGSHYVQSGDFEISLLILASVVIKSDERIDPKELDYVRQYFVKLYGKERANHAFKLFNGIVKKDVSTRQVCLQIRKYMSHSSRLQLLHFLFGIAKSDGEVTSSEEQVIKRIAGYLYINEYDYTSIKAMFYKEVDSAYKILEVTPNATDDEVKKAYRKMVKKYHPDKLGDVGEEHKKVAKQKFQEIQLAYDKLKKERGF; this is encoded by the coding sequence ATGGGGAAATTTGCAAAATGGTTAGGAGCTGGCGCAGGATTTACATTAGGAGGGCCTATTGGAGCAATTATTGGTTTTGTAGTAGGAAGTTTTATAGATGAAGTGTCAGTAGAAGATATAAAACAAGAGCAACGAGAGTATGAAGAAGCAAAACATACCAGAGGTAGTCATTACGTACAGTCAGGTGATTTTGAAATAAGCTTATTAATTTTAGCTTCTGTAGTAATAAAATCAGATGAGCGTATAGACCCTAAAGAACTTGATTATGTAAGGCAATATTTTGTAAAGCTATACGGAAAAGAAAGAGCCAATCATGCTTTTAAATTATTTAACGGTATTGTTAAAAAAGATGTTTCAACAAGGCAGGTATGTTTGCAAATTCGTAAATACATGTCGCATTCTTCTCGCTTACAATTGTTACATTTTTTATTTGGAATAGCAAAATCAGATGGTGAAGTAACAAGTTCTGAAGAACAAGTGATTAAAAGAATTGCAGGGTATTTATATATTAATGAATATGATTATACTTCTATTAAAGCCATGTTTTATAAAGAAGTAGACAGTGCGTATAAAATTTTAGAGGTAACTCCAAATGCAACAGATGATGAGGTGAAAAAAGCGTATAGAAAAATGGTAAAAAAATACCACCCAGATAAGCTAGGAGATGTGGGAGAAGAACATAAAAAAGTAGCAAAGCAAAAATTTCAAGAAATTCAGTTGGCATATGATAAACTTAAAAAAGAAAGAGGATTTTAA
- a CDS encoding helix-turn-helix domain-containing protein, with the protein MGTYIRKTSKKEDCPMEKTLNIISGKWKLALLCELNRNKRRLRDLEKLNPEASKRALTQQLGELIEDGVIEKKDFEVYPKKVEYALTPLGKELMLVVKVLGKFGEKL; encoded by the coding sequence ATGGGGACTTATATAAGGAAAACTTCTAAAAAAGAAGATTGTCCTATGGAAAAAACATTAAACATTATTTCTGGCAAATGGAAGTTAGCTTTATTATGTGAATTAAACAGAAATAAACGTAGACTTAGAGATTTAGAAAAACTAAATCCTGAAGCTTCTAAAAGAGCATTAACTCAACAACTAGGCGAACTGATTGAAGATGGTGTTATTGAAAAAAAAGATTTTGAAGTATACCCTAAAAAAGTTGAGTACGCTTTAACTCCTTTAGGTAAAGAACTAATGTTAGTTGTAAAAGTACTAGGTAAATTTGGTGAAAAACTCTAA
- a CDS encoding helix-turn-helix domain-containing protein gives MDIIKTYPHIEECCVSYILAMNDTMNVLNGKWKLPILAALLYNNKRFKDIQENVGGITPRMLSKELKELEVNGVISRKVYDSRPVLIEYELTESGKSITKVMDAMVAWGVEHRENILEK, from the coding sequence ATGGATATAATTAAAACCTACCCGCATATTGAAGAATGTTGTGTGAGTTATATTTTAGCAATGAATGATACCATGAATGTATTAAATGGTAAATGGAAATTGCCAATTTTAGCAGCGTTATTGTATAATAACAAACGTTTTAAAGATATTCAAGAAAATGTAGGAGGCATTACACCAAGAATGTTGTCTAAAGAACTTAAAGAGTTAGAAGTTAATGGGGTAATATCACGAAAAGTATATGATAGCAGACCTGTACTTATAGAATATGAGTTAACAGAATCGGGAAAAAGTATAACAAAAGTTATGGATGCTATGGTAGCTTGGGGAGTAGAACACCGTGAAAACATATTAGAGAAATAA
- a CDS encoding YciI family protein, whose amino-acid sequence MMIFIGADYTDLGLSPEEMQNRMGKWFAWNAKMEKEGVVVSGNALTPQIRRIVGKNRTVTDLTSAEVKEIVGGYYLVKANDFEAVEEIAQDFPDFDLGGTVEIREIMVFDQ is encoded by the coding sequence ATGATGATTTTTATCGGAGCTGATTACACTGACTTAGGGCTTTCTCCTGAAGAGATGCAAAACCGTATGGGAAAATGGTTTGCATGGAATGCTAAAATGGAAAAAGAAGGTGTGGTAGTTAGCGGAAATGCATTAACCCCTCAAATTCGTCGTATTGTTGGTAAAAATCGTACTGTAACAGATTTAACTTCTGCTGAAGTAAAAGAAATTGTTGGTGGTTACTACTTGGTAAAAGCTAACGATTTTGAAGCTGTTGAAGAAATTGCACAAGATTTTCCTGATTTTGATTTAGGCGGTACCGTAGAGATTAGAGAGATTATGGTATTTGATCAATAA
- a CDS encoding DUF3667 domain-containing protein has translation MKCLNCNNDVEENFCQICGQKVSTHRFSLKYLFDKGILNGVFMINKGLFYTLKELLTRPGHSIREYINGKRVKHLNAFNLLLLLITVAYFLDTYTNLKLADVMNESSKEFATSFEKFMKEYPRLIYIMNVPLMAISSFLIFRKSKLNLAENIILSTYKSSAEILLTMPLILLAIFYKDLSVLKIAYQLSPLLAFGYSFWFYYQFFSTYGYKKRSLIFRSFFSILIFVLTQGTLIAAIVALRS, from the coding sequence ATGAAGTGTTTAAATTGTAATAATGATGTAGAAGAAAACTTTTGTCAAATTTGCGGGCAAAAAGTATCTACACACAGGTTTTCCTTAAAATATTTGTTTGATAAAGGAATTTTAAATGGGGTTTTTATGATTAATAAAGGCCTTTTTTATACTTTGAAAGAACTGTTAACAAGGCCAGGACATAGTATAAGAGAATACATTAATGGCAAAAGAGTAAAGCACCTTAATGCATTTAACTTGCTATTATTACTAATAACAGTAGCTTACTTTTTAGATACTTATACAAATTTAAAGTTAGCCGATGTTATGAATGAAAGCAGTAAAGAATTTGCTACTTCTTTTGAGAAGTTTATGAAAGAATATCCTAGATTAATTTATATTATGAATGTGCCATTAATGGCTATTTCAAGCTTTTTAATTTTTAGAAAAAGCAAACTTAATTTAGCCGAAAATATCATATTAAGTACTTATAAATCATCTGCCGAAATTCTTTTAACAATGCCGTTAATATTGTTAGCTATCTTTTACAAGGATCTTTCTGTTTTAAAAATAGCATACCAATTGAGTCCTTTGTTAGCTTTTGGATATTCTTTTTGGTTTTACTACCAATTTTTTTCAACATATGGCTACAAGAAAAGAAGTTTAATTTTTAGGTCATTTTTTTCTATCCTAATCTTTGTTCTTACACAAGGAACTTTAATAGCGGCCATAGTTGCTTTAAGATCATAG